CCCCGGGGACGTCAGCCGATAAGCCGCATTCTCGATACACTCCCTTTTCCCGGCCAGATACCCGCCTGTCGGCGCAAGACCGCCGCCCGGATTTTTGATCAGCGAACCGACGACCAGATCCGCGCCGACATCGGTGGGCTCTGTCTCCTCCGTAAATTCTCCGTAACAGTTGTCCACCATGCAGATGACATCCGGTTTTCTCTCTTTGAGAAACGCGATCAGTTCCCCGATACGCGCCACAGACAGCGTCGGCCTTGTCTGATACCCCTTCGAGCGCTGGATCGTCACCAGACGGGTTTTCCCGTTCAGTGCCTTTTCGATTCCATCATAATCAAAGCTGCCGTCCGGCAGAAGATCAACCTGCCGGTAAGTAATGCCGTATTCTCTCAATGAACCTTTGGACGGCCTAATGCCGATCACTTCTTCCAGCGTATCATACGGCTTCCCCACCGGGGAGAGCAGTTCGTCGCCGGGCCGCAGATTGCTCATAAGCGCAAGGGCAAGCGCATGGGTGCCGCAGGTGATCTGTGGCCTCACAAGCGCATCCTCCGTATGAAACAGCGAGGCATAGACGCGCTCCAGCGTATCTCTGCCAAGATCATTATAACCATATCCGGTCGTCCCATACAGACAGGCTTCACTCACTCTGTTATCCTGCATCGCCTTCAGCACTTTCAGCTGATTCCACTCTGCAGTTTTGTCTATCTGTGCAAAGCGGTCTTTCAAGTCCGCCAGAACTGTCTCTCCGAAGGTATACACTTCCCTGGAAATGCCCATGTCTGCGTACTGCTGCCGCAGACGATCCTCTGTCATGTTGTCTGTCCGCTCTCTCATATGATCTCCCCGATTCCTTTCTCTCTCATCTTCTCCCGCATATATGCCAGGATCTTTTCCTCATCGCCGCCAAACCGTTCCTTCTCCACCCAGATCACATCCTTCTCCCGCCGGAACCATGTGAGCTGACGTTTGGCAAAATGTCTCGTATCCCTCTTGATCAGATAGACTGCCTCTTCCAATGTCGTCCGCCCGTCTAAATAGTCAAAAATCTCCTTATATCCAAGTCCCTGCATCGATGTCATATCCCGCAGACAACCCATCCGGCGCAGCTCCCGCACCTCTTCCACAAGTCCGTCCGCCATCATCTGATCGACACGCCGGTCAATCTTCTCATAGAGTTTCCTCCGGTCATCATTCAGCACAAAATAGCAGAAACGGAAGCGGCTCTTCTTTTCCCGCTGCTGTTCGTTGTGCTCCGAAATGCGCTGCCCGGTCAGCCGGTAATATTCCAGCGCCCGAATCACGCGCTTGCGATTGTGCGGGTGAATCTGCCGCGCTGCCTCCGGGTCTGCCTGCGCGAGCAGCGTATGAAGCCATTCGCCCCCTCTTTCCTCGCAGAGAGCTTCCAGCTCCTGCCGGCAGGCACCATCGTCCGCCTCCTGCGTAAAGTCAATATCATACAGTACCGACTGGATATAAAACCCCGTACCCCCTGCAAGGACCGGCAGATGCCCGCGGCCCCGGATCTCCCCGATATACTCTCTGGCATATTTCTGGAACAATGTGATGTTAAAGGCCTGCGTCGGTTCTATGAGATCGATCAGATGATGCGGCACCCCTTTCGTCTCCTGCGGACGTATTTTGGCGGAGCCGATATTCATATGCCGATAGACCTGCATGGAATCCGCAGATATGATCTCCCCGCCCATCTGCTTCGCAAACGCAACCGAAAGGTTCGTCTTTCCGACTGCAGTCGGCCCTGTCACAATTACCAGCGGCGTCTTTTCCACTTCCATCTGTAACTCCTTTTTCCCTTTTTGCTCCTTATACGATCCTGCTGAATTTCTTTTCCAGCTCATATCTGCTCATGACGACGACCGTAGGACGACCATGAGGACAATGATAGGGATTGTCCAGCGTCAGCAGTTCGTCGATCAATGCCCTGGCCTCCTCCACGCTCATCTTATGATTCCCTTTTACGGCTGCCTTGCAGGCCATGGAAGCCAGCTTGCCCGCAATCACATCCGGTTCGCCGCGGACCGGCCCCTCTGACAGTTCGTCCAGCACTTCTGACATAAGTTCTCTGGCATGGCGTCCGAACAGATCGACGGGCACAGCCCGGACGGCATACTCGCTGCCTCCAAATGGCTCGATCTCAAAACCGATCTCCTGAAAATATGTCTCATACTGTCTGTAGACCGCCTCTTCCTTCCCGCTGAATGTGACAATGACCGGCGGATCAACCTGCTGCGAGAGAACGCTGCGTTCCCGTATTTTCTGACACAGCCGTTCGTACTTCACTTTTTCGTGTGCGGCATGTTGATCGATAAACAGTAATTTATCCCGAAAGCCGACAAGCCAGTAAGTGCCAAATACCTGGCCCAGGATCTCATATTCCTCCCGAAACTGAGGTGAGACCAGCCTTTCTTCAAAGAGATTCAGCTGCATCGGTCTCTCCACAAGAATATGATCCTCTTTTTTGATGATATTGCCATGCAGTTTTTCATGATCCCGTCTGTCTACGCCCGGATTTCTGCCAAGCATACGAGGACAGATCGTCTCTTCCTTCAGTCTCGATGACATCCCCTCTTCCTGCGGCGGCCGCCCGGCTGCCTTCTCTTCCACCTGATTGACACCTGCCCGTGCGGCGCCCTCCATCTGCCGGGCCGCTTCCTCCTGTACCGCTTCGCGCTGTCTCTGCTGCGCTCTCGCCTGCCTTTCAAACGGTTCCGGCACCGGTTCCGCAGGCGCCTTCCCCTTCCTGTCCCCTTCTTTTGCGGAAGGTTCCGCAAAGGTCACCGCCCTTAACATCTCATGTTCCGTGAGTGTGTCGTGGATGGCCCGATAAATAAAGTCTGACAAGATACGCTGTTCATGAAACCGCACTTCCATCTTGGACGGATGGACATTCACATCAAGGGCATCCGGTGACAGTGACAGATGAAGTACAAAAAAAGGATACTTATGCTGCATCAGATGCGACCGGTAGGCTTCTTCCGCCGCCTGCGCGATAACGGGACTCTTTACAAATCTGCCGTTGATAAAATAGTTTTCAAAGTTGCGGTTAGCCCGCCCGATCACCGGCGTACCGAGAAAACCGGAAAGTCCATATCCCGTTTCCTCTTTTTCCAGCCACACGAGTTCACCGGCGATGTCCCTGCCGTAGATACGGTAAATAATCTCTTTTAAGTTACCGTTGCCCGATGTATGGAACCGAACCTGTCTGTTCAGGACATATTTAAAGGAAATCTGCGGATGAGAGAGGGCGAGATGTTCCATCAGATCGGAGATCGCGCCGCCCTCGGACTGGGGCGTCTTCAGAAACTTCCTGCGGGCGGGCACATTATAAAAAAGATTCCGCACAAGGACTGTCGTCCCCTCCGGTGCACCGATTTCTTCCCACTCTTTTTCCACGCCGCCCTCGATCACATAGCGGACTCCTGTCATCTCTTCGCGCGCTTTCGTCACAAGCTCCACCTGTGCGACCGCACTGATACTGGACAGCGCCTCCCCGCGAAAACCGAGACTGGAAAGCCGCAACAGATCATCCGCACAGCGGATCTTACTTGTGGCATGGCGGATAAACGCCCTGGCCACCTGCTCCTTTTCAATGCCCCCGCCGTTGTCCGTCACCCGGATCAGCCTCAGCCCTCCGTCGCTGATCTCCACCGTGATCGCATCTGCGCCGCTGTCCATGGCATTTTCCACGAGTTCTTTGACGACGCTTGCAGGTCTGTCCACCACTTCCCCCGCCGCGATCTTGTCTATCGTGCCCTCATCCAGAATCCGAATCTCCATCTTTTTCCTCCGTTTTTATCCGTGCCATCTGTTTTTCAGCCGGCTTTGCAGTCTATGCAGCGTGTTCAGCGCCTCAAGCGGTGTCAGATTTGTAATGTCAAGCTCTTCCAGCTCATGCAGTACGGCCTCATCCGGTACCGCGTCAAAAAGTGACATCTGCGTCATATCCAGTTCATCATAGCGGGTAACTTTTTTCTTCTCTTTCTTTTCCTCTGTGCTGCCCGCCGCGATCATCTGTACCTTTTCCGTAATATCGTTGTCGCTGAGCTGTTCGACGATCTCCTTCGCCCGCTCGATGACCACATCGGGAACGCCCGCCAGACGGGCTACCTGAATGCCATAGCTTTTATCTGCGCCCCCTTTGACAATCTTTCGCAAAAAGACTATATCATCCCCTTTTTCCCTGACGGCGATACAGTAGTTATTGACATTATTCATTTTCCCTTCCAGCTCTGTCAGTTCATGGTAATGGGTGGCAAACAACGTCTTAGCGCCGAGCAGTTTCCGGTCACTGATATGCTCGATCACAGCCCAGGCAATCGACAGTCCGTCAAAAGTGGATGTCCCCCTGCCGATCTCATCCAGAATGAGCAGGCTGTTTGCAGTGGCATTGCGCAGGATATTGGCAACTTCATTCATCTCCACCATAAAGGTACTCTGTCCGCTCGCCAGATCATCGGAGGCGCCGACTCTCGTAAAGATGCGGTCCACAATGCCAATATCCGCCTGTCTCGCCGGGACAAAAGACCCGATCTGGGCCATAAGCACGATCAGGGCGCTCTGACGCATATATGTCGATTTTCCCGCCATATTCGGTCCGGTTATAATGGAAATACAACTGTGGTCATTATCGAGATAGGTGTCATTGGCAATGAACATATCATTCTGGATCATCTGTTCGACAACCGGGTGGCGTCCCTCTTTGATGTCGATCACACCCTTTTCGTTCAGCTTCG
The sequence above is a segment of the Lachnospiraceae bacterium JLR.KK008 genome. Coding sequences within it:
- a CDS encoding methionine gamma-lyase family protein — encoded protein: MRERTDNMTEDRLRQQYADMGISREVYTFGETVLADLKDRFAQIDKTAEWNQLKVLKAMQDNRVSEACLYGTTGYGYNDLGRDTLERVYASLFHTEDALVRPQITCGTHALALALMSNLRPGDELLSPVGKPYDTLEEVIGIRPSKGSLREYGITYRQVDLLPDGSFDYDGIEKALNGKTRLVTIQRSKGYQTRPTLSVARIGELIAFLKERKPDVICMVDNCYGEFTEETEPTDVGADLVVGSLIKNPGGGLAPTGGYLAGKRECIENAAYRLTSPGLGREVGASLAALPAMYQGLFLAPNVTASALKGAIFAANIYERLGFAVVPDGSEPRHDIIQAVTFGNPESVIAFCQGIQAAAPVDGFVVPQPWDMPGYDSQVIMAAGAFVSGSSIELSADGPIRPPYAVYFQGGLTWQHAKFGILKTLQILVEKELVKGLFS
- the miaA gene encoding tRNA (adenosine(37)-N6)-dimethylallyltransferase MiaA, giving the protein MEVEKTPLVIVTGPTAVGKTNLSVAFAKQMGGEIISADSMQVYRHMNIGSAKIRPQETKGVPHHLIDLIEPTQAFNITLFQKYAREYIGEIRGRGHLPVLAGGTGFYIQSVLYDIDFTQEADDGACRQELEALCEERGGEWLHTLLAQADPEAARQIHPHNRKRVIRALEYYRLTGQRISEHNEQQREKKSRFRFCYFVLNDDRRKLYEKIDRRVDQMMADGLVEEVRELRRMGCLRDMTSMQGLGYKEIFDYLDGRTTLEEAVYLIKRDTRHFAKRQLTWFRREKDVIWVEKERFGGDEEKILAYMREKMREKGIGEII
- the mutL gene encoding DNA mismatch repair endonuclease MutL — its product is MEIRILDEGTIDKIAAGEVVDRPASVVKELVENAMDSGADAITVEISDGGLRLIRVTDNGGGIEKEQVARAFIRHATSKIRCADDLLRLSSLGFRGEALSSISAVAQVELVTKAREEMTGVRYVIEGGVEKEWEEIGAPEGTTVLVRNLFYNVPARRKFLKTPQSEGGAISDLMEHLALSHPQISFKYVLNRQVRFHTSGNGNLKEIIYRIYGRDIAGELVWLEKEETGYGLSGFLGTPVIGRANRNFENYFINGRFVKSPVIAQAAEEAYRSHLMQHKYPFFVLHLSLSPDALDVNVHPSKMEVRFHEQRILSDFIYRAIHDTLTEHEMLRAVTFAEPSAKEGDRKGKAPAEPVPEPFERQARAQQRQREAVQEEAARQMEGAARAGVNQVEEKAAGRPPQEEGMSSRLKEETICPRMLGRNPGVDRRDHEKLHGNIIKKEDHILVERPMQLNLFEERLVSPQFREEYEILGQVFGTYWLVGFRDKLLFIDQHAAHEKVKYERLCQKIRERSVLSQQVDPPVIVTFSGKEEAVYRQYETYFQEIGFEIEPFGGSEYAVRAVPVDLFGRHARELMSEVLDELSEGPVRGEPDVIAGKLASMACKAAVKGNHKMSVEEARALIDELLTLDNPYHCPHGRPTVVVMSRYELEKKFSRIV